A DNA window from Microcystis aeruginosa NIES-843 contains the following coding sequences:
- a CDS encoding DUF790 family protein: MLPTDLLISRQNGETIIPKRLPIAPDYLMIAQEQITCFQESIGQTKGELSQKLLILEGDSPDYKIKRGFAHLLTNHFATFEIISPLEPQELRKRVFEQAANFVPIPQNRSLILQTIAQQLSQELNQEIFPVALEKGLYADLAENKILTQFDAPTPENLIHRFNLSQIQGIFYRASYLIINVHRNDPGEYKYLFRYLKLFRLMTYIEGDADTGFTITIDGPTSLFKANSRYGIEIAKLIPALLHVTHWNLKAQLQYKDSYTGTIKKQQFNLEDNCGLVSHYSPGKPYDSMLEESFAKRWLQLKTEWQLEREVDLVPLPGGVMIPDFRLVHPDGRVFLLEIVGYWRPEYLQKKFLQVKSAQASNLILAVSERLNLEKAGVKFQNLPAQVIWFKDKLSPQAVLEVLS, translated from the coding sequence ATGTTACCGACCGATTTATTGATTTCCCGTCAAAATGGCGAGACAATTATTCCCAAACGCTTACCGATCGCTCCTGATTATCTGATGATCGCTCAAGAACAAATCACCTGTTTTCAGGAAAGTATCGGTCAAACTAAGGGAGAATTAAGCCAAAAACTCCTAATCTTGGAGGGAGACAGTCCCGATTATAAAATTAAACGGGGATTTGCTCACCTATTAACCAATCATTTTGCCACCTTTGAGATTATTAGTCCCTTAGAACCGCAGGAATTAAGAAAAAGAGTTTTTGAACAAGCGGCTAACTTTGTTCCTATTCCCCAAAATCGATCGCTAATTCTTCAAACAATTGCCCAGCAACTCAGCCAAGAATTAAATCAAGAAATTTTTCCAGTAGCTCTAGAAAAAGGACTCTATGCTGATTTAGCGGAGAATAAAATTCTCACTCAATTTGATGCTCCCACCCCCGAAAACTTAATTCATCGTTTTAACCTCTCGCAAATTCAAGGTATTTTTTATCGGGCCAGTTATTTAATCATCAACGTCCACCGCAACGATCCGGGGGAATATAAATATCTCTTTCGCTATCTAAAACTATTTCGTTTAATGACTTATATCGAAGGGGATGCCGACACGGGATTTACTATTACTATCGATGGTCCCACCAGTTTATTTAAAGCTAACAGTCGTTATGGCATTGAAATCGCTAAATTAATTCCTGCCTTACTCCATGTTACTCACTGGAATCTGAAGGCACAATTACAGTATAAAGATTCCTATACAGGCACTATTAAAAAACAACAGTTCAATTTAGAGGATAACTGTGGTCTGGTGTCCCACTATTCCCCAGGTAAACCCTACGATAGTATGTTAGAGGAATCTTTCGCTAAACGTTGGTTACAGTTAAAAACTGAATGGCAACTAGAAAGGGAAGTGGATTTAGTGCCTTTACCCGGAGGAGTGATGATTCCCGATTTCCGTTTAGTGCATCCCGATGGTCGCGTTTTTCTCCTCGAAATTGTTGGTTATTGGCGACCAGAATACCTACAAAAGAAATTTTTACAGGTTAAATCGGCCCAAGCAAGTAATCTAATTTTAGCCGTATCGGAACGGTTAAATCTAGAAAAAGCTGGAGTTAAATTTCAAAATCTACCCGCTCAGGTTATCTGGTTTAAAGATAAATTATCACCCCAAGCAGTGTTAGAAGTTTTAAGTTAA
- a CDS encoding Hsp20/alpha crystallin family protein gives MALIRWEPFREVESLQKEMNRLFDRLVPTDVGNGEKMGLSFIPAAEMTETPEAVQLKLEIPGMEAKDLNLEVTADSLTINGERKSEIKTEEEGFTRTEFRYGKFHRVIPLPVRVDNNNVTAEYKDGILNLTLPKAEEEKNKVVKVSINPTIAQ, from the coding sequence ATGGCACTTATACGTTGGGAACCTTTCAGAGAAGTAGAAAGCCTACAGAAAGAAATGAATCGCTTGTTTGACCGTCTTGTGCCGACTGATGTAGGCAATGGCGAAAAAATGGGGTTATCCTTCATCCCGGCGGCGGAAATGACCGAAACGCCAGAGGCAGTTCAGCTTAAACTGGAAATACCCGGTATGGAAGCCAAAGACCTCAACCTGGAAGTAACAGCCGATAGTCTGACCATTAATGGTGAAAGGAAATCGGAAATTAAAACCGAAGAAGAAGGATTTACCCGCACTGAGTTCCGTTATGGTAAATTCCATCGGGTTATTCCTCTACCGGTTCGGGTTGATAACAATAACGTGACTGCTGAATACAAAGATGGCATTCTCAATCTCACTCTCCCGAAAGCGGAAGAAGAAAAAAATAAAGTGGTGAAAGTGTCCATCAATCCTACCATTGCTCAATGA
- a CDS encoding 1-acyl-sn-glycerol-3-phosphate acyltransferase, with protein MSNLSLGAQPPLEFIPPDLNSLLLKGCQIFLPLWLQTQTNLREISAANLETLITFYQKSQEKKVRLLLAFRHPSINDPYCMAYLLWKLVPKKAEELGIKLNKPIHAHFMYDRGIPLWAGERVGWLYSKLGGTPIQRGKADLIGLRSARHLLLEGDYPLAAAPEGATNGHNELVSAIEPGISQLAFWGVDDVKKAKQQQEVIILPIGIQYFYLTPVWQEIEQILTNLENDSGLETTPNSSLKEKVLYERLFRLGERLLSLMEDFYRDFYYQSLPVVPANGDDPNETLAKRLANLLDVALQTVEKYFNVSPNGNVIDRCRRLEQAGWERIYRQELKPTHSISPLELGLADRLADEANLKMWHMRIVESFVSVTGYYVKEKPTVERFAETILLLWDLVTRIKGGNPFFRPQIGQQKAIITIGKPISVSERYADYKSDRRSAVAQLTQDLQTSLESLIIHQ; from the coding sequence ATGTCTAATCTATCTTTGGGCGCGCAACCTCCCCTCGAATTTATCCCCCCTGACCTTAATTCCTTGCTTTTAAAGGGATGTCAAATCTTTTTACCTCTTTGGTTACAAACTCAAACCAACTTAAGAGAAATTTCCGCCGCCAATCTAGAAACTTTAATCACATTTTATCAAAAAAGTCAAGAGAAAAAAGTCCGTTTACTGCTTGCTTTCCGTCATCCCAGTATTAACGATCCCTACTGTATGGCCTATCTTTTGTGGAAATTAGTACCCAAAAAAGCCGAAGAGTTAGGAATAAAATTAAACAAGCCAATTCACGCTCATTTTATGTATGATCGAGGGATTCCTTTATGGGCTGGAGAAAGGGTAGGATGGTTATATTCTAAGTTAGGTGGCACACCAATTCAACGGGGAAAAGCCGATTTAATCGGATTGCGTTCGGCTCGTCATTTATTATTAGAAGGAGATTATCCTTTAGCCGCTGCTCCGGAAGGGGCAACTAACGGACATAATGAGCTTGTTAGCGCAATTGAACCGGGTATTTCTCAATTAGCTTTTTGGGGTGTGGATGATGTCAAAAAAGCTAAACAACAGCAAGAAGTAATTATTTTACCTATTGGTATTCAGTATTTTTATCTGACTCCAGTGTGGCAAGAAATCGAGCAAATTTTAACTAATTTAGAAAACGATAGCGGTTTAGAAACAACCCCGAATTCATCCCTAAAAGAAAAGGTTTTATACGAGCGTCTTTTTCGGTTAGGAGAAAGATTATTATCTTTAATGGAGGATTTTTATCGAGATTTCTACTATCAATCTTTGCCTGTAGTACCTGCCAATGGCGATGATCCAAACGAAACCCTAGCCAAACGTTTAGCCAATTTATTAGATGTGGCCCTACAAACCGTAGAAAAGTATTTTAATGTTTCTCCTAATGGTAATGTAATCGATCGCTGTCGTCGTTTGGAACAAGCAGGATGGGAACGTATTTATCGCCAAGAATTAAAACCCACTCATTCTATTTCTCCCCTTGAATTAGGATTAGCTGATCGCCTGGCCGATGAAGCTAATTTAAAAATGTGGCACATGAGAATTGTCGAAAGTTTCGTGTCAGTAACCGGTTATTATGTCAAAGAAAAACCCACCGTAGAAAGATTCGCCGAGACAATTTTATTACTCTGGGATTTAGTGACAAGAATTAAGGGAGGTAATCCCTTTTTTCGTCCCCAAATTGGTCAACAAAAAGCGATAATAACTATTGGTAAACCTATTTCCGTATCCGAGCGCTATGCTGATTATAAAAGCGATCGACGCTCGGCCGTAGCCCAATTAACCCAAGATTTACAAACCAGTTTAGAAAGTTTAATTATTCATCAGTAG